In Ptiloglossa arizonensis isolate GNS036 chromosome 6, iyPtiAriz1_principal, whole genome shotgun sequence, a single window of DNA contains:
- the Fry gene encoding microtubule binding protein furry isoform X4, which yields MLPEDKAYVNNMTEGGETQPTPGNEAQTEASEPRAIHGEGLHETTAELSSQSVPEPCQDLLTVHGTTQGESSDAVSIHTASTSVSGNESSSSRVSAITVVLPWGAQKETVKPQQIGDMDLRPGEFVMRTLFAEFTSQAEKKMEAVMTEHEKQLSKVLQRGEDPQFDQLLSAFGSVAEHCLPSILRALFNWYERQLVDQGSDQKKPAPGKEDQKGKSIMYTIVSGSVETVERSEADLLQERRDLAVEFIFCLMLIEVLRQLPFHPGHEDLVTYIENIAFKHFKYREGIQNEPNAANIHIIADLYAEVIGVLAQSRFMSVRKRFMIELKDLRAKEPGPHTTQSIISLLMGMKFFRVKMVPIEEFEASFQFMQECAQYFLEVKDKDVKHALAGLFVEILVPVAAAVKNEVNVPCLKNFVEMLYSTTLDMCTKSKHRLALFPLVTCLLCVSQKTFFLQNWHYFLAMCLSHLKNRDPKMCRVALEALYRLLWVYMIRIKCESNSATQSRLQSIVNSLFPKGSKAVVPRDTPLNIFVKIIQFIAQERLDFAMREIVFDLLSVGRPVKIILTPERMSIGLRAFLVVADSLQQKEGEPPMPRTMGVLPSGNTIRVKKTFLNKMLTEDTARSIGMSSYFPHVRRVFVDILRALDVHYGRPLMMTSTQNMNKEPDEMITGERKPRIDLFRTCVAAVPRLIPDGMTGAELVDLLSRLTVHMDEELRGLAYQSLQTLVLDFPDWRQDVVLGFTQFLARDVQDTFPQLVDNGLRMLLQLLTCWKNALTSPSIRSKEQSADSTRTNARTDGNIKKSESGQKIEPVSSVFHLVEGFALVMLCNCRLYPRRIAVHILREVKYLLKTLGGLEDDQSVIDVIDACCPVVLEKCYHMLPPAEKAAAASTSNVDLQWIAERSSCVWTAGLHDDTSTKSSSSLNLNGADPWGSCLFAFLEKDRVLTMCPTAVAHSWPIVFTRINSLFSVIDPTPVNDNRASLLRSSTTVRKPVNERDVYMHVWKNYLTFGYRVVPPVPSPVVRCASPDLSLSGQHTVEFGVLCMSKELSQSLENLGGAQTLPGRFSVPSISGIYTRHKRTSSSPDSLSAERGDNKSPGTNASPAALYKLTVPLLRCEVVDVRDAAVQAIGKVNADALKDLMEELVPYIREAVDRKQENMRRRRRRDALRLQLVRVLELIAEYGTFGICSAVLDRETQSLHPTFVEYIDGARLYLENETDKEAPAVRDIKLHFCNFIRKMIKSFSLETCHTLLKRDLRRNLFMLFASWAGPYGRPLSTISPLHEEEKSCTELQLSALQAMSGLLCCGPCFNPQSLSEEGAILYQWLDLLLASKDEKIYALARETVVLLLECNPDIGTLLDWVVDRCYTGAPQVADGCFLALATIFSAREYPCDHYTSIINVTLMSTGCPRAPVHDAALQLLQLLDQRFFGNVGPLPTTEPETGQDDLVGGSSTTATSAPGQQSNPIGGMSSNGTIKGGTLDVLLSTTYCRNQMYLSRQLAQLHPELTMPMFSEITHRFQTARREVRQLLLQYLLPWLHNMELVDPNVPPPSNPLSYYQYYASDMSRGGARREGWGSAEATEMVLNNLFYITAKFSDEHPKETEELWSTLCGCWPNNLKVIIRYLIIVSGMAPQELLPYAKRVVLYLARARPDRLVDEMMTELQTVETLNCLIERTETPPFYRLTSMRKASSHSDAPAADPGNPPRDLGVEKGTIHTKRHSGEDPVKTGSKSDTALRALAGFQTPRAEKTRTASGPPVLPDDLSTPTTEAELTTDESCYGARNGPAGVNGKISCGGEKFDIPQPHPLPMPEYGGYFAPLTEYLPDSSQPISGFHRCNIAVMLLTDVVVDGIQLDWAIHVPLMLHIVFLGLDHSRPLVRDHCRCLLLNLLVVLGDHRDHLGVARVLLASKTEQLGLGLSTPALPVLEHNFTEVDPEFDSYLYGPPPAPPPTTPPPSSSPPPPSSSPPPPPPPPPPPPPPPPPPESTIFNATPPPPPPPPPPPLPPSNNGTPTHSPIPNSTSTPPTSMNHVNHSVTDNCKDYSNIHAYESSVCNNWTPTTGSTNTVPPVIVTPEDANNWVGPQPGPNMPIQDVIKSLINFLASRINQPLWNYEDMTAKVWWVRSAEQLTVLLRHVLRVFRDSLPHALVSQRWAQTALQLGLSCSSRHYAGRSLQVFRALRVPITSRMLSDILSRLVETVAEQGEDMQGYVTELLLTLEAAVDSLESDFRPLDFMKEIFKSTPNLNNKDPASGGLIGGKRSPGGGNGYPAGPYMFSHLNQGGHTRSTSYSVSYSMKKSSGGNLATSEMKELDNRCNKYPNSNLSRSRSAQSLKLLGDSATQDDKMTILAQLFWLSVSLLESDYEHEFLLALRLLSRVLHRLPLDRPDARDKVEKLQQQLRWNSFPGVHALLLKGCTSPNTYEPVVTLLSQFTPLLDLPVVDPTQSLAFPMNVVSLLPYMLLNYEDANELCIRSAENIAQVSAEKGKKLENLGTVMTLYSRRTFSKESFQWTKCVVKYLYDTYAHLSFNMLAFLVEVLEKGPGSVALPVLSIIHCMLHYVDLASQAAQPINTELLRVISKYVEGPHWKEALKILKLVVTRSSTLVAPPTSVHGSSWESSLASPHPSFTDTEIFTKKELPGRTMDFTFDLSQTPVIGRRWLIRQGVEEKSLGSPRCSLSLSPADSNAVSGWKRPWMSQGRVRECLVNLLTTCGQRVGLPKSPSVIFSQSSDLMERQSSMASSTEEVSGANNDLSGGSRRDDEQFGVFKDFDFLEYESESVEGESTDNFNWGVRRRPLSEGEEREPSFRQFEESLSEKTQSSSKHTSRRGVAEESSDDEAGSESPLDEVPGGSGTGQEANNIPGMFPPSSLSLIPSRTRHDSSTRSDTSGSSAGDLGDVTPCNASPNLSALMPFRQVVRDDAEELWRQQIQNLITQSLYNTLDFFQLLSRIVKDVSSKSVTLTREASALLCNGSPACTQLGYHLSSHADLLSSKAEPPLIWFSVAIFANQRLNESLRFGMLEIQEHLETFLDKKDHATECLEAAKAAAKLQALGGNHTTEAGLEKMLLDLGRALYKLHLQLLLLIEASNKMFGTLMNAAKNVQIPLQDISIEIANMKTALSRALEESTESERGTPTPTPSPSPLPGTGAVEEVARVAELLRNARWCPALEAVRLHRAQWPGDPFHDDDDVTTAVNMYCKYLGQDRSDIFVVTRKTDEMSEIFSRLIESMFQILAAVTGLEASTKAARSQHDHPNNSKSDC from the exons ATGCTGCCTGAAGATAAGGCATACGTAAACAATATGACTGAag GAGGAGAGACACAACCAACTCCTGGAAATGAGGCACAAACTG aaGCCTCTGAACCTAGAGCCATACATGGCGAAGGATTACATGAAACAACAGCAGAATTGTCGTCTCAAAGTGTACCTGAACCTTGTCAAGACCTACTTACTGTTCATGGAACAACACAAGGAGAAAGTAGTGATGCTGTCAGTATTCATACTGCCAGTACTTCGGTTTCTGGCAATG AGTCAAGTTCCAGTAGAGTGAGTGCAATAACTGTAGTGTTACCTTGGGGTGCTCAGAAGGAAACAGTGAAGCCTCAACAAATAGGAGATATGGATCTAAGACCAGGAGAGTTTGTAATGCGTACATTATTTGCGGAATTCACATCACAGGCAGAAAAGAAAATGGAAGCAGTCATGACGGAACAT GAAAAACAACTTTCAAAAGTTTTACAAAGAGGAGAAGATCCACAATTTGATCAACTGTTATCTGCATTTGGTTCAGTTGCAGAACATTGTTTGCCTTCTATCCTGCGAGCATTATTTAATTGGTATGAACGCCAGTTAGTTGATCAGGGTAGCGATCAGAAAAAACCTGCTCCTGGCAAAGAAGATCAAAAAGGAAAAAG CATCATGTATACAATAGTATCTGGAAGTGTGGAAACAGTTGAAAGAAGTGAAGCAGACTTACTTCAAGAACGGAGGGATCTTGCagttgaatttatattttgtttaatgTTGATAGAAGTACTACGTCAATTACCATTTCATCCTGGTCATGAAGATTTAGTAACCTACATAGAAAATATAGcctttaaacattttaaatacaGAGAAGG TATTCAGAATGAACCAAATGCAGCAAATATTCATATCATTGCTGACCTTTATGCAGAGGTAATAGGAGTTCTTGCACAGTCTAGATTTATGTCAGTTAGGAAACGTTTTATGATTGAATTGAAAGATTTACGTGCTAAAGAACCAGGACCTCATACTACTCAAAGCATTATTTCGTTACTAatgggaatgaaatttttcagagTAAAG ATGGTACCGATAGAAGAATTTGAGGCCTCATTTCAATTTATGCAAGAGTGTGCACAATATTTCTTAGAAGTGAAAGATAAAGATGTTAAACATGCTTTGGCTGGTCTTTTTGTTGAAATCCTAGTTCCTGTTGCTGCT gCTGTAAAAAACGAAGTTAATGTACCTTGCTTAaaaaattttgtagaaatgttATATTCTACAACTTTGGATATGTGTACCAAATCGAAACATAGATTGGCACTTTTTCCACTTGTAACATGTTTATTGTGTGTGAGTcaaaaaacatttttcttgCAAAACTGGCATTACTTTTTAGCCATGTGCCTTTCACACTTGAAGAATCGGGATCCTAAAATGTGTCGTGTTGCTTTGG aggcgttatatcgtttattatGGGTATATATGATACGTATTAAATGTGAGAGCAATTCAGCAACTCAAAGTAGACTGCAAAGCATAGTGAATTCTTTATTTCCAAAAGGTTCAAAGGCAGTAGTACCGCGTGATACTccattgaatatttttgtaaaaatcattCAGTTTATTGCACAGGAAAGATTAGATTTTGCGATGCGAGAAATAGTGTTTGATTTATTATCTGTGGGTCGTccagtgaaaataattttaactccTGAACGCATGAGCATTGGACTTCGAGCTTTCTTGGTTGTTGCCGATAGTTTGCAACAAAAAGAAGGAGAACCTCCTATGCCTCGTACAATGGGTGTGTTACCTAGCGGTAATACTATACGCGTCAAAAAGACATTTCTCAATAAA atGTTAACAGAAGATACTGCAAGAAGTATAGGAATGTCTTCATATTTTCCACATGTTCGTCGAGTATTTGTGGATATATTACGTGCTTTAGATGTTCACTACGGAAGACCTCTTATGATGACAAGTACTCAAAACATGAATAAAGAACCAGACGAAATGATCACTGGAGAACGAAAACCTAGAATAGATCTTTTTCGAACTTGCGTTGCCGCGGTTCCTCGTTTAATACCTGATGGAATGACTGGGGCTGAATTAGTTGATTTATTATCTCGTTTAACTGTTCACATGGACGAAGAGCTTCGTGGACTAGCATATCAAAGTCTACAGACTTTAGTGTTAGATTTCCCTGATTGGAGGCAGGATGTTGTTCTTGGGTTTACTCAATTTCTTGCTAGAGACGTCCAGGATACTTTTCCACAGCTTGTTGATAATGGTTTGAGAATGCTTTTACAACTTCTTACATGTTGGAAAAATGCATTAACGAGTCCCAGTATAAGATCCAAGGAGCAATCGGCAGATAGTACAAGAACAAATGCACGTACAGATGGTAACATTAAAAAAAGCGAATCAGGGCAGAAAATAGAACCTGTCTCGAGTGTCTTTCATTTAGTTGAAGGATTTGCATTGGTTATGCTTTGTAACTGTCGGCTTTATCCTCGAAGAATAGCTGTTCATATATTGCGCGAagtcaaatatttattaaaaacattAG GAGGTTTGGAAGACGATCAGTCTGTAATTGACGTAATAGATGCTTGTTGTCCTGTGGTTTTGGAAAAATGTTATCATATGTTGCCACCTGCAGAAAAAGCGGCAGCGGCTTCTACTTCTAACGTCGATCTTCAATGGATAGCTGAAAGAAGCAGTTGTGTATGGACAGCAG gtcTTCACGATGACACTAGTACAAAAAGTTcttcttctttaaatttaaatggAGCAGATCCATGGGGAAGTTGTCTGTTTGCATTTTTGGAGAAAGATAGGGTACTCACAATGTGTCCCACTGCTGTCGCACATTCATGGCCTATTGTTTTTACTAGAATAAATTCTCTCTTCTCAGTGATTGATCCTac gCCTGTAAATGATAACAGAGCTTCTCTTTTAAGAAGTTCAACTACAGTTCGAAAGCCTGTAAATGAAAGAGACGTCTACATGCATGTTTGGAAGAATTACTTAACTTTTGGTTATAGAGTTGTACCACCAGTGCCAAGTCCAGTTGTACGGTGTGCCAGTCCAGATCTCAGTCTCAG TGGTCAGCATACGGTGGAGTTTGGTGTGTTGTGCATGAGTAAGGAGTTGAGTCAGAGCCTGGAGAATCTCGGCGGGGCGCAGACCCTGCCGGGTCGGTTTTCCGTTCCGTCCATTTCCGGCATCTACACCAGGCATAAGCGGACCAG CTCTTCGCCGGACAGCCTTTCTGCCGAACGAGGCGATAATAAGTCACCGGGTACAAATGCAAGCCCCGCAGCCTTGTATAAATTAACAGTACCTTTATTGAGATGCGAGGTGGTTGATGTTAGAGATGCCGCTGTGCAAGCCATTGGCAAAGTAAACGCTGATGCTTTAAA AGATTTGATGGAAGAATTAGTTCCTTATATTCGCGAAGCAGTTGACCGTAAACAAGAAAACATGAGACGTCGGAGACGAAGAGATGCATTAAGATTACAGCTAGTGAGAGTGCTGGAATTAATTGCTGAATATGGAACGTTTGGGATCTG ttCCGCAGTATTGGATCGCGAGACACAGTCACTTCATCCaacatttgttgaatacattGATGGTGCACGTTTGTACTTGGAGAACGAAACCGACAAAGAGGCACCTGCGGTGCGCGACATAAAATTACACTTCTGTAACTTCATTAGAAAAATGATCAAAAGTTTTTCGT TGGAAACGTGTCATACATTGTTAAAGAGAGATTTGAGGCGTAACTTATTTATGCTATTTGCCAGTTGGGCTGGCCCTTATGGCCGCCCATTATCGACCATATCCCCGTtacacgaagaagaaaaatcttGTACAGAATTACAGCTCTCAGCGCTACAAGCTATGAGTGGACTACTGTGTTGCGGACCTTGTTTCAATCCTCAGTCACTTTCGGAAGAGGGAGCAATATTGTACCAGTGGTTGGACTTACTCCTAGCCAGCAAGGATGAAAAA ATTTACGCCCTTGCCCGGGAAACAGTGGTTTTATTGTTGGAATGTAACCCAGATATTGGAACCCTTCTCGATTGGGTAGTCGACCGATGCTACACTGGAGCTCCTCAAGTAGCCGATGGCTGCTTCCttgccttggcaaccattttTAGTGCAAG AGAATATCCGTGTGATCATTATACAAGCATCATCAACGTTACCCTGATGAGTACGGGTTGCCCGCGTGCCCCGGTTCATGACGCAGCCCTTCAACTTCTTCAGCTGCTCGATCAAAGATTTTTCGGGAACGTGGGTCCTCTTCCAACTACGGAACCGGAGACCG GTCAGGATGATCTCGTTGGTGGTTCATCAACCACAGCCACGTCTGCACCGGGACAACAAAGTAATCCTATCGGTGGTATGTCCTCGAATGGTACGATTAAGGGTGGCACCCTCGATGTACTTTTGTCCACCACTTATTGTCGCAATCAGATGTATCTTTCTCGTCAACTCGCTCAACTACACCCGGAATTGACGATGCCTATGTTCAGCG AAATTACACACAGGTTTCAAACAGCCAGAAGAGAAGTACGACAGCTGTTACTCCAATATTTGCTACCTTGGCTACACAACATGGAATTGGTTGACCCTAATGTACCACCTCCCTCAAATCCATTGAGTTACTATCAG TACTATGCGAGTGACATGTCACGAGGTGGTGCACGAAGAGAAGGTTGGGGCAGTGCCGAGGCAACGGAAATGGTGCTgaacaatttattttacataactGCTAAG TTTTCTGACGAGCATCCAAAAGAGACGGAAGAACTTTGGTCCACCTTGTGCGGATGTTGGCCCAACAATCTAAAAGTGATCATTCGTTACTTAATAATCGTCTCGGGAATGGCACCGCAAGAATTGCTTCCATAC gCGAAACGCGTCGTCTTGTATTTAGCAAGAGCCCGCCCAGATCGTTTGGTGGACGAAATGATGACCGAGTTACAAACGGTCGAAACGTTGAATTGTTTAATCGAAAGAACCGAAACACCGCCGTTCTACAGATTGACCAGCATGAGGAAAGCTTCATCTCACAGCGACGCTCCTGCCGCTGATCCTGGGAATCCACCCCGTGATCTGGGCGTTGAGAAGGGCACCATTCATACGAAAAGACATTCGGGGGAAGATCCCGTTAAAACCGg TTCGAAATCTGATACCGCGCTACGGGCGCTCGCTGGATTTCAAACCCCAAGGGCGGAAAAGACAAGGACTGCGAGCGGTCCGCCGGTTCTTCCAGACGATTTGTCCACTCCTACGACCGAAGCGGAG TTGACCACCGACGAGTCCTGTTACGGCGCACGTAACGGGCCCGCGGGAGTAAACGGGAAAATTTCGTGCGGCGGCGAAAAGTTTGATATCCCTCAGCCGCATCCCCTACCGATGCCCGAGTACGGTGGTTATTTCGCTCCGCTTACGGAATATCTACCGGATAGTTCGCAACCAATAAGTGGATTTCACAG GTGCAACATTGCCGTGATGCTCCTCACCGATGTCGTCGTTGACGGTATACAACTCGACTGGGCTATCCATGTCCCCTTAATGTTGCACATTGTTTTTCTCGGCTTGGATCATTCGAGGCCTCTCGTAAGGGATCACTGTCGTTGtcttttgttaaatttattGGTCGTCCTCGGAGATCATCGAGATCATCTAGGCGTTGCGCGGGTACTGTTGGCGTCAAAGACCGAACAATTGGGTTTAGGTCTCTCTACTCCAGCTTTGCCAGTACTTGAGCACAACTTCACCGAGGTTGATCCAGAGTTTGATAGTTACCTGTACGGTCCTCCACCCGCACCACCTCCTACAACGCCTCCTCCGTCGTCTTCACCACCACCGCCTtcatcttctcctcctcctccgccaccgccaccgccgccgccaccgcctccgCCTCCACCGCCAGAATCCACGATATTTAACGCGACACCTCCACCCCCTCCACCGCCTCCTCCACCACCGCTTCCACCTTCTAATAATGGAACGCCTACTCATTCACCAATTCCAAATTCAACGTCCACCCCTCCGACATCAATGAATCATGTGAATCACTCGGTCACGGACAACTGTaaagattattcgaatattcacgcATATG AGTCATCGGTATGTAACAATTGGACACCGACAACAGGGTCAACAAATACGGTACCTCCTGTTATAGTTACACCGGAAGACGCGAATAATTGGGTTGGTCCGCAACCTGGTCCCAATATGCCAATCCAAGATGTAATCAAATCTTTGATAAACTTCCTTGCATCTAG GATCAACCAACCATTGTGGAATTACGAAGATATGACTGCCAAAGTATGGTGGGTTCGTAGTGCTGAACAATTGACAGTACTATTGCGACATGTGTTACGAGTCTTTAGAGATTCTTTGCCGCATGCCTTGGTTAGTCAACGGTGGGCGCAAACCGCGTTGCAATTAGGCCTTTCCTGTTCATCCAGACATTATGCGGGAAGATCGCTTCAAGTATTCAGAGCATTACGAGTTCCTATTACTTCTCGAATGTTATCTGATATTTTATCTAGATTGGTAGAAACGGTCGCTGAACAAGGAGAAGATATGCAG GGCTATGTGACAGAATTGTTATTAACGCTTGAAGCAGCCGTCGACTCACTAGAATCCGACTTTCGACCTTTAGATTTTATGAAAGAGATATTTAAGTCTACTCCAAATCTAAACAATAAGGATCCAGCGTCAGGAGGTCTGATCGGTGGAAAACGTAGTCCAGGAGGAGGAAACGGATACCCAGCTGGTCCCTACATGTTTTCTCATTTGAATCAAGGTGGTCACACAAGGAGTACCAGTTACTCGGTTAGTTACAGTATGAAAAAATCAAGTGGCGGTAATTTAGCAACGAGCGAAATGAAAG AATTAGATAATAGGTGCAACAAATATCCAAATTCTAATCTATCACGATCGAGGTCCGCTCAGTCGTTGAAGTTATTGGGTGATTCAGCAACACAAGATGATAAAATGACTATTTTGGCACAACTGTTTTGGCTATCCGTGTCTCTCCTCGAGTCGGACTACGAGCACGAATTCCTTTTGGCGTTGCGATTACTCAGTCGCGTATTACATAGATTACCACTGGATCGACCAGATGCTAGAgacaaagtcgagaaattgcAACAGCAATTAAGATGGAATTCATTCCCGGGTGTACATGCATTACTTTTAAAGGGATGCACTAGTCCAAATACATACGAACCGGTGGTAACATTACTGTCGCAATTTACTCCGTTATTGGATCTGCCAGTTGTTGATCCGACTCAGAGTCTTGCATTTCCAATGAATGTTGTGTCGTTACTTCCCTACATGCTTCTAAATTACGAAGATGCAAATGAATTATGCATCCGGAGCGCTGAGAACATTGCACAA GTAAGCGCTGAGAAGGGAAAGAAATTAGAGAATTTAGGTACTGTTATGACATTATATAGTCGACGTACTTTTAGCAAGGAAAGTTTCCAATGGACAAAGTGTGTTGTCAAGTATCTTTATGATACATACGCCCATCTCAGTTTTAATATGCTCGCTTTCTTGGTGGAAGTACTTGAGAAAGGACCAGGAAGTGTCGCGTTACCAGTGCTTAGTatcatacattgtatgttacatTACGTTGATTTAGCTTCTCAAGCTGCTCAACCGATCAACACTGAACTTCTTAGAGTAATTTCAAAATATGTTGAG GGTCCCCATTGGAAAGAAGcccttaaaatattaaaactcgTAGTCACAAGATCGTCAACTTTAGTAGCACCACCTACTTCAGTGCACGGTTCATCCTGGGAATCTTCTTTAGCATCTCCGCATCCGAGCTTCACCGACACTGAAATATTTACCAAAAAAGAACTACCCG GAAGGACCATGGATTTTACGTTTGACTTGTCACAAACACCTGTAATCGGTAGACGGTGGCTAATACGTCAAGGTGTCGAAGAAAAGTCACTTGGTTCTCCTCGATGTTCATTATCTCTTTCACCAGCCGACAGTAATGCAGTTTCCGGTTGGAAAAGGCCGTGGATGTCACAG GGGCGAGTTAGAGAATGCTTGGTGAATCTTCTGACAACATGTGGACAACGCGTTGGACTACCAAAGAGCCCATCT GTGATATTCAGTCAAAGTTCAGATTTAATGGAAAGGCAATCATCTATGGCTTCCTCGACGGAAGAAGTTTCTGGCGCAAATAATGATCTGAGCGGCGGCTCTAGAAGAGATGATGAACAATTCGGCGTTTTCAAAGACTTTGACTTCCTTGAATATGAGAGTGAAAGCGTTGAG GGTGAAAGTACTGACAATTTCAATTGGGGAGTGAGACGACGTCCTCTTagcgaaggagaagaaagagagccAAGTTTTAGACAATTTGAAGAAAGTTTAAGCGAAAAGACTCAATCATCCAGTAAACATACCAGTCGG CGTGGAGTTGCGGAAGAATCGTCGGATGACGAGGCTGGTTCAGAATCACCTTTAGACGAAGTACCCGGTGGATCCGGAACGGGACAAGAGGCGAACAATATTCCTGGAATGTTCCCTCCGTCCTCTCTTTCATTGATACCTAGCCGCACGCGTCACGATTCTTCAACAAGGTCTGACACATC TGGTTCTAGCGCTGGAGATTTAGGAGACGTAACGCCTTGCAACGCATCACCAAATCTCTCAGCATTAATGCCTTTTAGACAAGTCGTGCGAGACGATGCCGAAGAACTTTGGCGACAACAAATTCAAAATCTCATTACGCAAtctttatataatacattagACTTTTTCCAGCTGTTGAGCAGGATTGTGAAG GATGTAAGCAGTAAATCTGTTACTCTTACGCGAGAAGCCAGTGCCTTATTGTGTAATGGCAGTCCTGCCTGCACCCAATTAGGTTATCATTTATCTAGTCACGCTGACCTACTTAGTTCAAAGGCTGAGCCACCTTTAATTTGGTTTTCGGTCGCTATTTTCGCGAATCAAAGATTGAATGAATCTTTGCGTTTTGGAATGTTAGAAATTCAAGAACATCTTGAAACATTCCTCGACAAGAAAGATCACGCTACCGAA TGTTTGGAAGCTGCCAAAGCAGCAGCTAAACTTCAAGCATTAGGCGGTAATCACACTACAGAAGCGGGCCTTGAGAAGATGCTCTTAGACTTAGGCAGAGCTCTTTACAAGCTCCATCTCCAACTTTTACTTTTGATCGAAgcttcgaataaaatgtttggcACTCTTATGAACGCAGCGAAAAACGTACAAATTCCACTCCAAGATATATCCATAGAAATAGCAAATATGAAGACTGCTCTAAGTAGAGCGCTTGAGGAAAGCACAGAGAGCGAAAGAGGTACACCAACTCCAACGCCTAGTCCTAGTCCTCTACCTGGTACTGGAGCGGTCGAAGAAGTTGCTCGAGTCGCAGAACTACTTAGGAACGCTCGATGGTGTCCTGCCCTAGAAGCTGTAAGACTGCACCGAGCTCAATGGCCCGGGGATCCTTttcacgatgacgatgacgtgaCGACTGCTGTTAATATGTATTGCAAATACTTAGGACAAGATAGATCTG ATATTTTTGTGGTTACACGAAAGACCGACGAGATGTCAGAGATATTTAGTAGACTAATAGAAAGTATGTTCCAAATTTTAGCGGCTGTTACAGGCTTGGAAGCATCCACAAAGGCTGCTCGGTCTCAGCACGATCATCCTAATAATTCAAAAAGTGACTGTTAA